The following coding sequences lie in one Oscillatoria sp. FACHB-1406 genomic window:
- a CDS encoding type II toxin-antitoxin system antitoxin SocA domain-containing protein: MIDCLSVARYFIARAYEDGIEAEMTNMKVQKLLYYAQSLHLALYDEPLFNEEIQAWRYGPVCPPAYKFYRDFEGNQLPIPTAIGEQLPKESQELLEEVWEYFGGYHAYLLSDMTHLEFPWKKARKGLAPDAGSTEPILLEDMKALGAQKLELIEREHPAYRAVMLATLEDACNSQSSIKIQKGEVRDWLNSLLD; the protein is encoded by the coding sequence ATGATAGATTGCCTCAGTGTGGCTCGCTACTTCATTGCGAGAGCTTACGAGGACGGAATAGAAGCTGAAATGACAAATATGAAAGTTCAAAAGCTTCTTTATTACGCCCAAAGCTTGCATCTGGCGTTGTACGATGAGCCATTATTTAACGAAGAAATTCAAGCATGGCGATATGGTCCTGTTTGTCCTCCTGCTTATAAGTTTTATCGCGACTTTGAAGGAAATCAGCTACCAATTCCAACAGCAATTGGAGAACAACTTCCTAAAGAATCGCAGGAGCTATTGGAAGAAGTATGGGAATATTTCGGAGGCTACCATGCTTATTTGCTGAGCGACATGACCCACCTAGAGTTCCCTTGGAAAAAAGCGAGAAAAGGATTAGCACCGGATGCCGGTTCTACCGAGCCAATTCTTCTCGAAGATATGAAAGCGTTAGGCGCTCAAAAACTCGAGCTAATAGAGAGAGAACATCCAGCTTATCGAGCCGTTATGCTAGCAACATTAGAGGATGCTTGTAACTCTCAATCTTCAATTAAAATTCAAAAAGGAGAAGTGCGTGACTGGCTCAACTCACTTCTTGATTGA